One window of the Shimwellia blattae DSM 4481 = NBRC 105725 genome contains the following:
- a CDS encoding serine dehydratase subunit alpha family protein, producing the protein MFEKKTDSLWPRFILAVQEEVKPALGCTEPIALALAAATAAAELSGPVDRVDAWVSPNLMKNGMGVTVPGTGMVGLPIAAALGALGGDPGAGLEVLKGATAPAIAAAKALLEAGKVRVMLQEPCDDILYSRARVYSGDSWASVTIVGGHTHIVHRETHLGVQYTRDSAHPAAGAESPLEVMAQASLADIVNFTEQVPFADIRFILDAARLNGELSREGMSGRWGLHIGATLARQRAKGLMADDLSSAIVIRTSAASDARMGGATLPAMSNSGSGNQGITATVPVMVVAEHVAADEERLARALMLSHLSAIYIHYQLPRLSALCAATTAAMGAAAGMAWLMDGRYNTIAMAISSMIGDVSGMICDGASNSCAMKVSTSAATAWKAVLMALDDTAVTGHEGIVDHNVEQSITNLCALASHAMQHTDRQIISIMASKAHR; encoded by the coding sequence ATGTTTGAGAAAAAAACAGACTCGTTATGGCCGCGTTTTATCCTGGCGGTACAAGAAGAAGTGAAACCGGCACTGGGCTGTACCGAGCCCATCGCCCTGGCCCTGGCCGCCGCCACGGCAGCCGCCGAGCTCAGCGGCCCGGTAGACCGCGTTGATGCCTGGGTCTCCCCGAATCTGATGAAAAACGGCATGGGCGTCACCGTGCCGGGCACCGGAATGGTGGGGCTGCCGATAGCCGCCGCCCTGGGTGCCCTGGGCGGGGATCCCGGTGCCGGGCTGGAGGTGCTGAAAGGCGCCACCGCCCCAGCCATTGCCGCGGCCAAAGCGCTGCTGGAGGCCGGAAAGGTCCGGGTGATGTTGCAGGAGCCCTGCGACGATATTCTGTACTCCCGGGCCAGAGTCTACAGCGGTGACAGCTGGGCCAGTGTCACCATTGTGGGGGGGCACACCCATATTGTGCACCGGGAAACCCACCTGGGGGTCCAGTACACCCGGGACAGCGCGCACCCGGCAGCCGGGGCGGAATCCCCCCTTGAGGTGATGGCGCAGGCGTCCCTGGCGGATATTGTCAACTTTACTGAGCAGGTGCCCTTCGCGGATATCCGCTTTATTCTCGATGCAGCGCGGCTCAATGGCGAGCTCTCCCGCGAGGGCATGAGCGGGCGCTGGGGGCTGCATATTGGTGCCACCCTGGCGCGCCAGCGCGCAAAAGGGCTGATGGCTGACGATCTCTCCAGCGCGATTGTTATCCGCACCAGTGCCGCCTCCGATGCCCGGATGGGCGGTGCCACCCTGCCCGCCATGAGCAACTCCGGCTCCGGGAATCAGGGCATTACCGCCACCGTGCCGGTGATGGTGGTGGCTGAACATGTGGCGGCCGACGAGGAGCGCCTGGCCCGGGCGCTGATGCTCTCGCACCTGAGCGCTATCTATATTCATTATCAGCTGCCCAGGCTCTCGGCGCTGTGTGCCGCCACCACCGCCGCCATGGGGGCCGCCGCCGGTATGGCCTGGCTGATGGATGGCCGCTACAACACCATCGCGATGGCTATCAGCAGTATGATTGGCGATGTCAGCGGCATGATTTGTGACGGCGCCTCAAACAGCTGCGCCATGAAGGTCTCAACCAGTGCGGCCACCGCCTGGAAAGCGGTGCTGATGGCCCTGGACGATACGGCCGTTACCGGCCATGAGGGGATTGTTGACCATAATGTGGAGCAGTCGATAACCAATCTGTGTGCCCTTGCCAGCCATGCTATGCAGCACACTGACCGGCAGATCATTTCGATTATGGCCAGCAAAGCGCACCGCTAA
- a CDS encoding flavin reductase family protein, producing MNQYPLSADDFRQAMRLLTLPVAVITVDSGGQRNGLTASSFCSVSVDPPRILVCIGKHASAHSQLVAGEGIGINVLAPHQMDQAMLFASKTRHGEQRFSNEGWHTLKSGAPILKDTAVSFDCIVDQIIDDTTHSIVTATVVAVEKGAGECLLYRNGAPVAVPAEA from the coding sequence ATGAACCAGTATCCTCTGTCCGCAGATGACTTCAGGCAGGCCATGCGCCTGCTCACCCTGCCGGTCGCGGTGATTACCGTTGACTCCGGCGGGCAACGCAACGGGCTGACCGCGTCGTCATTTTGTTCCGTGAGTGTCGATCCGCCACGGATCCTGGTCTGTATTGGTAAGCACGCCAGTGCCCACAGCCAGCTGGTGGCCGGGGAAGGAATTGGTATCAATGTGCTGGCCCCGCACCAGATGGATCAGGCCATGCTGTTTGCCAGTAAAACCCGGCACGGCGAGCAGCGCTTCAGCAATGAGGGGTGGCACACCCTGAAAAGCGGTGCGCCGATTCTTAAAGATACGGCGGTGAGTTTTGACTGTATTGTCGATCAGATTATTGATGACACCACCCACAGTATTGTTACCGCAACCGTGGTCGCGGTAGAAAAGGGAGCCGGTGAGTGCCTGCTCTACCGTAATGGCGCCCCGGTGGCAGTACCTGCCGAAGCCTGA
- a CDS encoding amino acid permease, with protein sequence MATIDNNGLVQPPCAAARRAGMTQAQWQQAIKFDSTDTGWVIMSIGMAIGAGIVFLPVQVGLMGLWVFLLSSVIGYPAMYLFQRLFINTLAESPECKDYPSVISGYLGKNWGVLLGFLYFVMLLIWMFVYSTAITNDSASYLHTFGVTEGLLSENPFYGLGLICILVAISSRGEQLLFKISTGMVLTKLLVVAALGVSMVGMWHLHNVGALPPAGLLIKNAIITLPFTLTSILFIQTLSPMVISYRSREKSVEVARHKALRAMNIAFGVLFVTVFFYAVSFTLAMGHDEAVKAYEQNISALAIAAQFIDGAGAEWVKIVSVILNIFAVMTAFFGVYLGFREATQGIVMNLLRRKIPAEKINQRHVQRGIMLFAILLAWSAIVLNAPVLSFTSICSPIFGMVGCLIPAWLVWKVPALHKYKGASLYLIIVTGLLLCVSPFLAFS encoded by the coding sequence ATGGCAACAATCGATAACAACGGGCTGGTGCAGCCGCCCTGTGCCGCAGCGCGCCGCGCGGGCATGACCCAGGCCCAGTGGCAACAGGCAATCAAATTCGACAGTACCGATACCGGCTGGGTGATCATGAGTATCGGCATGGCTATCGGCGCCGGTATTGTGTTTTTACCGGTCCAGGTTGGGCTGATGGGGCTGTGGGTCTTTTTATTGTCTTCGGTCATCGGCTACCCGGCTATGTATCTCTTCCAGCGGCTGTTTATTAATACCCTGGCCGAATCCCCGGAGTGCAAAGACTACCCCAGCGTGATAAGCGGCTATTTAGGGAAAAACTGGGGCGTTCTGTTAGGCTTTTTATACTTTGTGATGCTGCTTATCTGGATGTTTGTTTACTCCACGGCGATCACTAACGACAGCGCGTCCTACCTGCATACCTTTGGCGTCACCGAGGGGCTGCTATCCGAAAACCCGTTTTACGGGCTGGGCCTGATTTGTATTCTGGTGGCTATCTCCTCCCGGGGTGAACAGCTGCTGTTTAAAATCTCCACCGGCATGGTGCTGACCAAGTTACTGGTGGTGGCGGCCCTGGGGGTCTCCATGGTGGGTATGTGGCACCTGCATAATGTTGGCGCTCTGCCGCCTGCGGGGCTGTTAATTAAAAACGCCATTATTACCCTGCCCTTTACGCTGACCTCTATTCTGTTTATTCAGACACTCAGCCCGATGGTTATCTCTTACCGCTCCCGGGAGAAATCCGTTGAAGTGGCGCGCCACAAGGCCCTGCGCGCAATGAACATTGCGTTTGGCGTGCTGTTTGTCACGGTGTTTTTCTATGCGGTCTCATTTACCCTGGCCATGGGCCACGATGAAGCCGTCAAAGCCTACGAGCAGAATATTTCGGCACTGGCTATCGCGGCGCAGTTTATTGATGGCGCCGGGGCCGAGTGGGTGAAAATCGTCAGCGTTATTCTGAATATCTTCGCCGTTATGACCGCCTTTTTCGGTGTTTACCTCGGGTTTCGCGAAGCCACCCAGGGCATTGTAATGAACCTGCTGCGCCGCAAAATTCCGGCGGAGAAAATCAATCAACGCCATGTACAGCGCGGCATTATGCTGTTCGCCATTCTGCTGGCCTGGAGCGCCATTGTGCTCAACGCGCCGGTACTCAGTTTTACCTCTATCTGTAGCCCGATTTTCGGCATGGTCGGCTGCCTTATCCCTGCCTGGCTGGTGTGGAAAGTCCCGGCGCTGCATAAATATAAGGGTGCCTCGTTGTACCTGATTATCGTCACCGGTTTATTACTGTGTGTTTCTCCGTTCCTGGCATTCTCCTGA
- the cadB gene encoding cadaverine/lysine antiporter, with the protein MADVKKIGLIACTGVVAGNMMGSGIALLPANLASIGSIAIYGWIIALIGAISLAYVYARLATKNPQEGGPIAYAGEVSPVFGFQTGVLYYHANWIGNLAIGITAVSYLSTFFPILNSPIPAGIACIVIVWIFTLVNMLGGTWVSRLTTIGLVLVLIPVVGTAIAGWYWFSPETYMANWNTSGDTSYKAIISSILLCLWAFIGVESAAVSTGMVDNPQRTVPLATMMGTFLAGVVYIAATQVIAGMFPAHVMASSGAPFAVSASTMVGGWAAAAVSAFTAFACLTSLGSWMMLVGQAGARAAHDGNFPKVYGEMDKNGIPKKGLILASLKMTVLMVLITVMNASSGKASDLFGELTGIAVLLTMLPYFYSCIDLIRFDGVNLKNILSLIAAVCGCIFCFIALMGANSFELAGTFIVSLIILMFYCRKIGAKTPVTN; encoded by the coding sequence ATGGCTGACGTAAAAAAAATAGGCCTAATTGCGTGTACAGGCGTGGTAGCCGGTAACATGATGGGGAGTGGTATCGCACTATTGCCCGCCAACCTGGCCAGCATTGGTTCCATTGCGATTTACGGCTGGATTATTGCGCTGATAGGCGCAATCTCTCTGGCCTATGTATATGCCCGTCTTGCCACCAAAAACCCCCAGGAAGGTGGTCCGATAGCTTACGCGGGTGAAGTCAGCCCGGTGTTCGGCTTCCAGACGGGGGTCTTGTATTATCACGCTAACTGGATAGGTAACCTCGCAATCGGGATCACCGCCGTTTCTTATCTGTCCACCTTCTTTCCGATTCTGAACAGCCCCATTCCCGCCGGTATTGCCTGTATTGTTATCGTCTGGATTTTTACGTTAGTGAATATGCTGGGCGGCACCTGGGTAAGCCGGTTAACCACGATTGGTCTGGTGCTGGTATTGATCCCGGTGGTTGGTACCGCCATTGCCGGGTGGTACTGGTTTAGCCCGGAAACCTACATGGCGAACTGGAACACCTCCGGGGATACCAGCTACAAAGCGATTATCAGCAGTATTTTACTGTGCCTGTGGGCGTTTATCGGGGTGGAATCCGCCGCAGTAAGTACCGGTATGGTGGATAACCCGCAGCGTACTGTACCGCTGGCTACCATGATGGGGACCTTCCTGGCCGGTGTGGTTTATATTGCCGCAACCCAGGTTATCGCCGGTATGTTCCCGGCCCACGTGATGGCCTCTTCCGGGGCGCCGTTCGCGGTCAGTGCTTCCACCATGGTGGGTGGCTGGGCGGCAGCGGCGGTCTCTGCGTTTACCGCCTTTGCCTGTCTGACATCTCTCGGCTCCTGGATGATGCTGGTAGGCCAGGCCGGTGCCCGCGCGGCCCACGACGGTAACTTCCCGAAAGTTTACGGTGAAATGGACAAAAACGGCATTCCGAAGAAGGGCCTTATCCTGGCCTCTCTTAAGATGACGGTTCTGATGGTGTTAATCACCGTGATGAACGCCAGCAGCGGTAAGGCATCGGATCTGTTTGGTGAGCTGACCGGGATCGCCGTATTGCTGACTATGCTGCCTTATTTCTACTCCTGTATTGACCTTATCCGTTTTGACGGTGTGAACCTGAAGAATATCCTCAGCCTGATCGCTGCCGTGTGTGGCTGTATATTCTGCTTTATCGCCCTGATGGGTGCGAACTCGTTCGAGCTCGCCGGTACGTTCATCGTCAGCCTGATAATCCTGATGTTCTACTGCCGTAAAATTGGCGCGAAAACGCCCGTGACCAACTGA
- a CDS encoding DUF1971 domain-containing protein: MQRIIIPASFIHTKATPFWTRETAPAGIWKRHLDAGTRQGVYPRLSVMQGAIRYYGYADETSPEPVETLTINAGEFGVFPPEKWHRIEALTGDTVFNVDFFVDPKILME, translated from the coding sequence ATGCAACGTATTATTATTCCCGCCAGTTTTATTCATACTAAAGCCACACCGTTCTGGACCAGAGAAACCGCCCCCGCAGGGATCTGGAAGCGCCACCTGGACGCAGGGACACGCCAGGGGGTTTACCCGCGCCTGAGCGTTATGCAGGGGGCAATTCGTTATTACGGTTATGCCGATGAAACCAGCCCGGAGCCGGTCGAGACACTGACCATCAATGCCGGTGAATTTGGCGTTTTCCCGCCGGAAAAATGGCACCGCATTGAGGCGCTGACCGGGGACACCGTATTTAACGTGGATTTTTTTGTTGACCCTAAGATTCTGATGGAATAA
- the cadA gene encoding lysine decarboxylase translates to MNIIAIMNDVTAYFKEEALRELHEELEKEGFRIAYPQGKADLLKLIENNARLCGVIFDWDTFSLELCADISKLNKRMPVYAFANNYSSLDVRLSDLQLNVRFFEYALGTAGDIAVKIRQSTDHYIDTILPPLTKALFKYVKEEKYTFCTPGHMGGTAFQKSPVGTLFYDFYGENTMRSDISISVTELGSLLDHSGPHREAEEYIARTFNAERSYIVTNGTSTANKIVGMYSSPAGATILIDRNCHKSLTHLMMMSNVIPIYFRPTRNAYGILGGIPKQEFTRESIEERVKNTPNATWPVHAVITNSTYDGLLYNTDYIKNTLEVKSIHFDSAWVPYTNFSPIYKGLCGMSGDRVPGKVIYETQSTHKLLAAFSQASMIHVKGDFNEETFNEAYMMHTSTSPHYGIVASAEMSAAMMRGVTGQRLINDSIDGAIRFRKEIRHLKAESEGWFFDVWQPDSIDDLECWPLNPRNKWHGFADMDENHMYLDPIKVTLLTPGLSPDGALETSGIPASIVSKYLDEHGIIVEKTGPYNLLFLFSIGIDKTKALSLLRALTDFKRVYDLNLKVQNVLPSLYNEAPDFYKNMRIQDLAQGIHDLTVQHNLPDLMYRAFEVLPEMVMTPHDAFQEEVRGNVESCELDDLLGKVNANMILPYPPGVPVVMPGERLTEESLPVLSFLQMLCEIGEHYPGFETDIHGLHRNEETGKYEAMVLLDSVVHSDSKPSDTVKKHAGKKAVSGE, encoded by the coding sequence ATGAATATCATTGCGATTATGAATGACGTTACGGCCTACTTTAAGGAAGAAGCACTCCGTGAATTACACGAAGAGCTGGAAAAAGAAGGCTTTCGCATCGCTTATCCGCAAGGGAAGGCCGACCTGTTAAAGCTGATTGAGAATAATGCCCGCCTGTGCGGTGTTATTTTTGACTGGGATACCTTCAGCCTTGAACTCTGTGCGGATATCAGCAAGCTGAATAAACGCATGCCGGTTTATGCTTTTGCCAATAATTACTCCAGTCTTGATGTCAGACTCAGCGATCTGCAGCTCAATGTGCGTTTCTTCGAATATGCGCTGGGCACCGCCGGTGATATTGCGGTGAAAATTCGCCAGAGCACTGACCACTATATTGATACTATTCTGCCGCCGCTGACGAAGGCGCTGTTTAAGTATGTCAAAGAGGAAAAATATACCTTCTGTACCCCGGGTCATATGGGCGGTACCGCCTTCCAGAAAAGCCCGGTGGGCACGCTGTTTTATGATTTCTACGGCGAAAACACCATGCGGTCCGATATTTCCATTTCGGTAACCGAGCTGGGTTCGCTCCTTGACCACAGCGGCCCCCACAGAGAAGCAGAAGAGTATATTGCCCGCACGTTTAACGCCGAGCGCAGCTATATCGTCACTAACGGGACCTCTACAGCGAACAAAATTGTTGGTATGTACTCCTCCCCCGCCGGGGCAACCATCCTTATTGACCGTAACTGCCATAAATCCCTGACCCATCTGATGATGATGAGTAACGTGATCCCGATTTATTTCCGCCCGACCCGTAACGCCTACGGTATTCTGGGGGGGATCCCGAAGCAGGAATTTACCCGCGAGAGCATTGAAGAGCGGGTAAAAAATACCCCGAACGCCACCTGGCCGGTTCATGCGGTCATTACCAACTCCACCTACGACGGCCTGCTGTACAACACCGACTACATTAAAAACACCCTGGAGGTGAAATCTATCCATTTCGACTCCGCATGGGTGCCTTATACCAACTTCAGCCCTATCTACAAAGGGCTCTGCGGCATGAGCGGTGACCGGGTGCCGGGCAAAGTAATTTATGAAACCCAGTCGACCCATAAACTGCTGGCGGCATTTTCTCAGGCGTCGATGATCCACGTTAAAGGGGATTTCAATGAAGAAACCTTTAACGAAGCCTATATGATGCACACCTCTACCTCGCCCCATTACGGGATTGTCGCCTCTGCCGAAATGTCGGCCGCCATGATGCGCGGCGTAACGGGCCAGCGCCTGATTAACGACTCTATCGACGGGGCTATTCGTTTTCGTAAAGAGATCCGCCATCTGAAGGCGGAATCTGAAGGCTGGTTCTTTGATGTCTGGCAGCCGGACAGCATTGACGATCTGGAGTGCTGGCCCCTTAACCCGCGCAATAAATGGCACGGTTTCGCCGATATGGACGAAAACCACATGTACCTTGACCCCATCAAGGTGACCCTGCTGACCCCGGGGCTGAGCCCGGACGGCGCCCTGGAAACCAGCGGTATTCCGGCCTCTATCGTCTCGAAATATCTTGATGAGCACGGGATTATCGTTGAGAAAACCGGCCCTTATAACCTGCTGTTCCTGTTCAGTATCGGGATCGACAAAACCAAGGCGCTCAGCCTGCTGCGCGCGCTGACCGATTTTAAACGGGTCTATGATCTCAACCTGAAGGTGCAAAATGTCCTGCCGTCCCTCTATAACGAGGCGCCGGATTTCTATAAAAACATGCGCATCCAGGATCTGGCCCAGGGGATCCACGATCTGACCGTGCAGCATAACCTGCCGGATCTGATGTACCGCGCGTTCGAAGTGTTGCCGGAAATGGTCATGACCCCGCACGACGCCTTCCAGGAGGAGGTGCGTGGCAATGTTGAGAGCTGCGAGCTTGATGATCTGCTGGGCAAAGTGAACGCCAACATGATCCTGCCGTATCCTCCGGGTGTGCCGGTGGTTATGCCGGGTGAACGGCTCACCGAAGAGAGCCTGCCGGTGCTGAGCTTCCTGCAGATGCTGTGCGAAATCGGCGAGCACTACCCGGGCTTTGAAACCGATATCCACGGCCTGCACCGTAACGAGGAAACCGGTAAATATGAAGCCATGGTGCTGCTCGACAGCGTAGTGCACTCAGACTCAAAACCCAGTGACACGGTGAAAAAACACGCGGGGAAAAAGGCCGTCTCCGGTGAGTAA
- a CDS encoding LLM class flavin-dependent oxidoreductase codes for MAELKANRMFNNNKFKLGFFAANCSGGMAVTKLEERWDNSWENNLKMAQLADAAGLEFLLPIARWIGYGGETNFHGNVLETTTWAAALLAATRHISVFSTVHTSFNHPVVVAKQLATMDQIGQGRAGLNVVCGWNRPEYEALGGDLPYDHVSRYAYGQEWFDVIRKLWQEEQPFDWKGNYFNLKDTYSLPHPLRKDVPIFNAAGSGEGRAFAVRNADFLFTSAISLARSEQEIIQLKQQAAAVSRRNPLNILTFSYVVCRPTRAEAEEYHHYYSQQHADWKAVDNIIRLMFENAESFPKDQLQLIRDRFSAGHGGFPLVGTPDDVADGIEQLYRAGFSGSTLAFVNYAEDFPYFRDEVLPRLEARGLREPFTPDQAQISGAAA; via the coding sequence AGAGCGCTGGGATAACTCCTGGGAGAATAACCTCAAAATGGCCCAGCTGGCGGATGCGGCCGGTCTGGAGTTTCTGCTGCCTATCGCCCGCTGGATAGGCTACGGCGGCGAGACCAACTTCCACGGTAATGTGCTGGAAACCACCACCTGGGCTGCGGCCCTGCTGGCGGCGACCCGCCATATCAGTGTCTTCTCCACGGTGCATACCTCGTTTAACCACCCGGTGGTGGTTGCCAAACAGCTGGCGACCATGGACCAGATTGGCCAGGGCCGTGCCGGGCTGAACGTCGTCTGCGGCTGGAACCGCCCGGAATATGAAGCGCTGGGCGGTGACCTGCCCTATGACCACGTCAGCCGTTATGCCTACGGGCAGGAGTGGTTCGACGTTATCCGCAAACTGTGGCAGGAAGAGCAGCCCTTTGACTGGAAAGGCAACTATTTCAACCTGAAAGATACCTATAGCCTGCCCCACCCGCTGCGTAAAGATGTGCCGATTTTTAACGCGGCCGGCTCCGGTGAAGGGCGCGCTTTTGCGGTGCGCAATGCGGATTTCCTGTTCACCTCGGCCATTAGCCTTGCCCGTTCAGAGCAGGAGATTATTCAGCTTAAGCAGCAGGCGGCTGCCGTTTCGCGCCGTAATCCGCTGAATATTCTGACCTTCTCTTATGTAGTGTGCCGCCCGACCCGGGCCGAAGCCGAAGAGTACCACCACTACTATTCTCAGCAGCACGCAGACTGGAAAGCGGTGGATAATATTATTCGCCTGATGTTTGAAAATGCCGAGTCCTTCCCGAAAGATCAGCTGCAGCTTATCCGCGACCGGTTCTCTGCCGGGCACGGCGGCTTCCCGCTGGTGGGCACCCCGGACGATGTGGCCGACGGTATTGAGCAGTTATACCGGGCGGGCTTCTCCGGCTCGACGCTCGCTTTTGTCAACTATGCGGAGGATTTCCCCTACTTCCGCGACGAAGTGCTGCCGCGCCTGGAAGCCAGAGGGCTGCGTGAACCCTTTACGCCGGATCAGGCGCAAATCTCAGGAGCCGCTGCATGA
- a CDS encoding YcgJ family protein — translation MAIRKAGLMIALGLMCAPGLWAAAVHHPYSPHPGVLCDAYICADSTGISQALTGKYLGQGRADKLAAAGAFDTRAFTFAGGVFCDVEEKLCRDDRYFGPDGKRSGRVNHHYTALLFGAGK, via the coding sequence ATGGCGATCCGTAAAGCAGGGTTGATGATAGCGCTGGGCCTGATGTGCGCCCCTGGCCTGTGGGCCGCAGCCGTTCATCACCCTTATTCACCCCACCCGGGGGTGCTGTGTGATGCTTATATCTGTGCCGACAGCACAGGGATTTCACAGGCGCTGACCGGTAAATACCTCGGCCAGGGCCGGGCGGATAAACTGGCGGCGGCAGGGGCGTTTGATACCCGGGCATTTACCTTCGCAGGCGGTGTGTTTTGTGATGTGGAGGAAAAACTGTGCCGTGACGATCGCTATTTCGGTCCGGACGGGAAGCGCAGTGGTCGGGTTAATCACCACTATACTGCGTTACTTTTCGGGGCAGGGAAGTAG
- a CDS encoding DUF1869 domain-containing protein — protein sequence MNSENQGYALAITNNRTGQLSENIFLKPMALLIPEQAVNAVAALLETLAPASRDEDEMMMTVTNKNNGVSVDKEFSRLSLLRDPVTAADGVKDLINIVRGYESEEDANVCGW from the coding sequence ATGAACAGTGAAAACCAGGGGTATGCCTTAGCCATTACCAATAACCGTACCGGCCAGCTCAGCGAGAATATATTTCTTAAACCGATGGCGTTATTAATTCCTGAGCAGGCAGTAAATGCCGTAGCGGCACTGCTGGAAACACTCGCCCCGGCCAGCCGTGATGAGGATGAGATGATGATGACCGTCACCAATAAAAATAACGGCGTATCGGTGGATAAAGAATTTTCCCGCCTCAGCCTGCTGCGCGATCCGGTCACCGCGGCCGACGGTGTAAAAGATCTGATTAATATTGTGCGCGGTTACGAATCAGAAGAAGACGCCAACGTCTGCGGCTGGTAA
- a CDS encoding gluconate:H+ symporter codes for MSPLMSLLWVLVGIVILIVLNIKFKFHNVFALLIAGIFVAIMEGIPVDKIVSVIQQGLGGIMGHLALIIIFGAIIGKFMTESGASQQIADTVIRRCGTRFLPLGLMFIGVIFGIAMFYEVAFLIAMPLVMNIAKKANIPYMKLVVPTVVGATMGHSLFPPQPGPVALISAFHADIVQVYIYGAIVLIPSLFCAGILLPRFLPGIAQMPLNAMIKPVAEKPASELPSFGVSIAIPLIPAILMILASVLKPLLGTGSELVKVCDFLGSAEISMLLATMTAIWFLGARRGMKSEIITANVADSIAKISNVLFVISAGGILKQVIIDSGVGDNIVHVMSGVNLSPFIVAWIITAIIRILTGQGAVAAITSAGIVAPMIDAFNMNPALMALAVACGSNTITLMYDGGFLLFKETFGISMKDTFKTWGLLELINSVVGLLAVIVLSWII; via the coding sequence ATGTCTCCGCTTATGTCTTTGCTCTGGGTGCTGGTTGGTATCGTTATACTGATCGTGCTGAATATTAAGTTCAAATTCCATAATGTTTTTGCGTTACTGATTGCCGGTATTTTTGTCGCGATAATGGAAGGTATCCCGGTCGACAAAATTGTCTCTGTGATTCAGCAGGGATTAGGCGGCATTATGGGGCACCTGGCGCTGATTATCATTTTCGGTGCGATTATCGGTAAGTTTATGACCGAGTCCGGTGCCAGCCAGCAGATTGCCGATACGGTTATCCGCCGCTGCGGCACCCGCTTTCTGCCCCTGGGCCTGATGTTCATTGGCGTTATTTTTGGTATCGCCATGTTCTATGAGGTCGCGTTCCTGATTGCCATGCCGCTGGTGATGAACATTGCCAAAAAGGCCAATATTCCTTATATGAAGCTGGTGGTGCCGACGGTGGTTGGCGCCACCATGGGGCATAGCCTGTTCCCCCCTCAGCCCGGGCCGGTGGCGTTAATCAGCGCCTTCCATGCGGATATTGTTCAGGTCTATATCTACGGCGCGATTGTGCTGATCCCGTCGCTGTTCTGCGCAGGCATTCTGCTGCCCCGTTTTTTACCGGGTATTGCTCAGATGCCGCTTAACGCCATGATTAAACCGGTGGCCGAAAAACCGGCCAGCGAGCTGCCTTCATTTGGGGTCAGTATCGCGATTCCGTTAATTCCGGCCATCCTGATGATTCTGGCCTCTGTCCTGAAACCGCTGCTGGGGACGGGAAGTGAGCTGGTTAAAGTGTGTGATTTCCTGGGCAGTGCTGAAATCAGTATGCTGCTGGCGACCATGACGGCCATCTGGTTTCTGGGCGCGCGCCGGGGCATGAAGTCTGAAATTATCACCGCCAATGTGGCGGACTCGATTGCCAAAATTTCTAACGTGCTGTTTGTTATCAGTGCCGGTGGGATCCTCAAGCAGGTGATTATTGACTCCGGCGTGGGCGATAATATTGTGCACGTAATGAGCGGGGTTAACCTTTCTCCGTTTATTGTGGCGTGGATCATTACCGCCATTATCCGCATTCTGACCGGGCAGGGTGCCGTGGCGGCCATTACCTCCGCCGGGATCGTGGCCCCCATGATAGACGCATTCAATATGAACCCGGCCCTGATGGCGCTGGCCGTGGCCTGCGGCAGTAATACCATCACCCTGATGTATGACGGCGGCTTCCTGTTATTTAAAGAAACTTTCGGGATCTCCATGAAAGACACCTTTAAAACCTGGGGTCTGCTGGAGCTGATAAACTCCGTGGTCGGCCTGCTGGCGGTCATTGTGCTGAGCTGGATTATTTAA